In Populus alba chromosome 1, ASM523922v2, whole genome shotgun sequence, a single window of DNA contains:
- the LOC118027782 gene encoding purple acid phosphatase 18 — protein MEPKLVLFVFLLISAAATCEYIRPPPRKTLHFPWNSKLSSHPQQVHISLAGDKHMRVSWVSNDKSTLPMVEYGTSSGRYSNKSQGESTSYSYLFYSSGKIHHTVIGPLEDNTVYYYRCGGGGPEYKLKTPPAQFPVMFAVAGDLGQTGWTKSTLDHIDLCKYDVHLLPGDLSYADYIQHRWDTFGELVEPLASARPWMVTQGNHEKESIMFFKDGFQSYNSRWKMPYEESGSSSNLYYSFEVAGAHIIMLGSYTDYDEHSDQYNWLKADVAKVDRKKTPWLIVLFHVPWYNSNEAHQDEGDRMLAAMEPLLHAASVDIVLAGHVHAYERTERVNEGKLDPCGAVHITIGDGGNREGLASKYKNPQPAWSVFREASFGHGELKLANSTHAYWSWHRNDDDESVRSDQVWITSLENSGCIAEKKNELMKILSGP, from the exons ATGGAGCCAAAACTggttttgtttgtgtttctgCTAATCTCTGCAGCTGCTACCTGTGAATACATTAGACCTCCACCTCGGAAGACCCTTCATTTTCCTTGGAATTCAAAGTTGTCTTCTCATCCCCAACAG GTGCACATCTCTTTGGCTGGAGACAAGCACATGCGAGTCTCATGGGTCTCCAATGATAAATCTACCCTACCCATGGTTGAATATGGAACTTCTTCTGGAAGATACAGCAATAAGTCTCAAGGAGAGAGCACTTCATATAGTTATCTATTTTATAGCTCTGGAAAGATACACCACACAGTCATTGGGCCACTGGAAGATAACACGGTTTATTACTATCGATGTGGTGGAGGAGGTCCTGAGTACAAGCTCAAGACTCCTCCAGCTCAGTTCCCTGTTATGTTTGCTGTGGCAGGAGATTTAGGCCAAACTGGATGGACTAAATCGACACTAGATCATATTGACCTATGCAAATATGACGTGCATCTGCTTCCTGGAGACCTTTCATATGCTGATTACATACAGCACCGCTGGGACACATTTGGCGAGCTGGTGGAGCCACTTGCCAGTGCAAGACCATGGATGGTAACACAGGGGAATCATGAAAAGGAAAGCATTATGTTCTTTAAGGATGGTTTTCAATCCTACAATTCTAGATGGAAGATGCCATATGAGGAGAGTGGatcaagttcaaatctttattattcttttgaagTTGCAGGGGCTCACATTATTATGCTTGGCTCATATACAGATTACGATGAGCACTCGGATCAATATAACTGGCTCAAG GCTGATGTTGCAAAGGTGGATCGAAAGAAGACACCTTGGCTGATCGTACTATTCCATGTCCCATGGTATAATAGCAACGAGGCTCATCAAGATGAAGGGGACAGAATGCTGGCAGCTATGGAGCCATTACTTCACGCTGCTAGTGTGGATATTGTGCTAGCTGGCCACGTGCATGCTTATGAACGCACG GAACGTGTGAACGAAGGAAAATTGGATCCATGTGGTGCTGTCCATATTACGATCGGAGATGGAGGAAACAGAGAAGGTTTAGCGAGCAA ATACAAAAACCCACAACCAGCTTGGTCAGTCTTCCGTGAAGCAAGTTTTGGCCATGGCGAGCTCAAATTAGCGAATTCAACTCATGCCTACTGGAGTTGGCACAGGAACGATGACGATGAGTCTGTTAGATCAGATCAGGTCTGGATAACTTCATTGGAGAATTCTGGATGCATcgctgaaaagaaaaatgaactgATGAAGATTCTCTCGGGACCTTAA